The following are from one region of the Amedibacterium intestinale genome:
- a CDS encoding phospho-sugar mutase, producing MYKDVYEKWLHHPNLDPSYKEVLETMDETEMNDAFYTTIEFGTAGMRGLLGPGTNRINLHTIRKANVGFAQYICEHGEEAKQRGIAIGYDNRHMSKEFAMDSAKVLATYGIKSYVFESLRPTPELSFAVRHFNCFGGIMVTASHNPKEYNGYKLYDEKGCQLVPALAAQVIEKVNAVEDELAIKAQPSEEQEKLITIIGKDVDEEYYKNVLSIQLNPDVNKENVKIIFSPEHGTANIPVKELYTRTGYHFVAVEEQCTPDPDFSNTPTPNPEEGGAYQLAVEYAKKEDADIILVCDPDADRMGVAVKSEDEYGYTLLTGNQSGAVLIEYIFSQMKEKGLMPEHPVMFNTVVTGDLGEKIASKYGVETEKTLTGFKFIGEKIAKYEKSGEKQYVFGYEESYGSLIKPFVRDKDAPQACLMLAEAACYYKEKGKTLLDVLHDLYAEFGYYEESQTSLKLEGEAGAKRIQEIMTGFRTSDMKDVAGVKIVRIEDYKECRIVENGKERELTGFTKSDVLKYYLEDGSWIAIRPSGTEPKCKFYYCVRGASFEEVQQKTNAYQKAWSWKVFV from the coding sequence ATGTATAAAGATGTTTATGAAAAATGGTTACATCATCCAAACCTAGATCCTTCTTATAAAGAAGTTCTTGAAACTATGGATGAAACAGAAATGAATGATGCATTCTATACAACAATTGAATTTGGTACAGCAGGAATGCGTGGTTTATTAGGACCAGGTACAAATCGTATCAATCTGCATACGATTCGAAAAGCAAATGTAGGCTTTGCTCAGTATATTTGTGAACATGGAGAAGAAGCAAAGCAAAGAGGAATTGCGATTGGATATGATAATCGTCATATGTCAAAAGAATTTGCGATGGATTCCGCAAAAGTTCTGGCAACTTATGGAATTAAAAGTTATGTATTTGAAAGCCTTCGACCAACACCAGAATTAAGCTTTGCGGTGCGTCATTTCAACTGCTTTGGTGGAATTATGGTAACGGCCAGTCATAACCCAAAAGAATATAATGGTTATAAACTGTATGATGAAAAAGGATGTCAGTTAGTCCCTGCTTTAGCTGCACAGGTTATTGAAAAAGTAAATGCCGTAGAAGATGAATTGGCAATCAAGGCACAACCAAGTGAAGAACAGGAAAAACTAATTACGATTATTGGAAAAGATGTTGATGAGGAATACTATAAAAATGTATTAAGCATTCAATTAAATCCAGATGTTAATAAAGAAAATGTAAAAATTATTTTTTCACCGGAACATGGAACTGCCAACATTCCAGTAAAAGAATTATACACAAGAACTGGATATCATTTCGTTGCGGTAGAGGAACAGTGTACACCAGACCCTGATTTTTCAAATACACCAACACCAAACCCAGAAGAAGGAGGGGCATATCAATTGGCAGTTGAATATGCGAAAAAGGAAGATGCAGATATTATCTTAGTCTGTGATCCGGATGCAGATCGTATGGGAGTGGCAGTAAAAAGTGAAGATGAATATGGATATACTTTACTAACAGGAAATCAAAGTGGGGCAGTATTGATTGAATATATTTTCTCACAGATGAAGGAAAAAGGTTTGATGCCAGAACATCCAGTGATGTTTAATACTGTTGTTACGGGAGATCTAGGTGAAAAGATTGCATCAAAATATGGAGTAGAAACAGAAAAGACATTAACTGGATTTAAGTTTATCGGAGAAAAAATCGCCAAATATGAAAAGAGCGGTGAGAAACAGTATGTATTTGGATACGAAGAAAGTTATGGTTCTTTAATTAAACCATTTGTTCGTGATAAAGACGCTCCTCAGGCATGTTTAATGCTGGCAGAGGCTGCTTGTTACTACAAAGAAAAAGGAAAAACATTATTAGATGTTTTACATGACTTATATGCAGAATTTGGGTATTATGAAGAAAGCCAGACATCTTTGAAACTGGAAGGAGAAGCTGGTGCAAAACGTATTCAGGAAATCATGACGGGTTTTCGTACCAGTGATATGAAAGATGTAGCTGGTGTAAAAATCGTTCGTATTGAAGATTATAAAGAATGTCGCATTGTGGAAAATGGAAAAGAAAGGGAACTTACAGGGTTTACAAAATCAGATGTATTAAAGTATTATTTGGAAGATGGAAGCTGGATAGCGATTCGTCCAAGTGGAACAGAACCAAAATGTAAATTCTATTATTGTGTTCGTGGAGCTTCATTCGAAGAAGTACAACAGAAAACAAATGCGTATCAAAAGGCTTGGTCCTGGAAGGTATTTGTATAA
- the pcp gene encoding pyroglutamyl-peptidase I, protein MKILVTGFEPFHKEIINPSSMILTKLPSTIKKHEIICCTLPVDLSCLNMIKDHINKIEPDAVLSLGQAAGRSAISVERIGINLDDFSIEDNKGNKIEDTKIMIDGPDAYFSNLPVKKMVEFIRNKGIPAYVSNSAGTYICNHILYGVRHILKQKGKQQKSGFIHVPMLPEQAIHHSNMPSMSLEMMVEGVIAAIEAIISEEESV, encoded by the coding sequence ATGAAAATATTAGTAACTGGTTTTGAACCCTTTCATAAGGAAATTATCAATCCTTCTTCTATGATATTAACAAAGCTTCCATCCACTATTAAGAAACATGAAATTATATGCTGTACTCTTCCGGTTGATCTATCGTGTCTTAATATGATCAAAGATCATATAAACAAGATAGAACCTGATGCAGTGTTATCTTTAGGACAGGCTGCAGGAAGAAGTGCGATTTCTGTAGAAAGAATTGGTATTAATCTAGATGATTTTTCTATAGAAGATAATAAGGGAAATAAAATAGAAGATACAAAGATAATGATAGATGGTCCAGATGCTTATTTTTCTAATCTGCCTGTAAAAAAGATGGTAGAATTTATAAGGAATAAAGGAATCCCGGCCTATGTTTCCAATTCGGCAGGAACCTATATTTGTAATCATATTTTATATGGTGTACGCCATATACTAAAACAGAAAGGAAAGCAGCAAAAAAGCGGTTTTATTCATGTGCCAATGTTGCCAGAGCAGGCGATTCATCACAGCAATATGCCTAGTATGAGTTTGGAAATGATGGTTGAAGGTGTGATAGCGGCCATAGAAGCAATTATAAGTGAGGAAGAATCTGTATGA
- the yaaA gene encoding peroxide stress protein YaaA, which translates to MLILISPAKTMREEGRQKPVSIPVLYEKSEVLLEAIRSYCVEDLMKLMKVKESIAKETKQKFQEMRFDTHGVCALESYDGIAFKSMKLDMLDKKAWEYLQQHLRILSGFYGMVKPMDSIYPYRMEMQLRLPVKENKHLYAFWNDTIAQACLADLKNHKEQILINLASKEYDKAILPYVDKKQVLTIRFCIEKDGVLKTESTQVKMARGLMVSYMAAHQVETKEEIKKFAEDGYWFEESISTEEEFVFVKRKD; encoded by the coding sequence ATGCTCATCTTAATATCACCTGCGAAAACTATGCGTGAAGAAGGAAGACAAAAACCAGTTTCCATTCCGGTTTTATATGAGAAAAGCGAAGTGTTGTTAGAGGCAATACGATCTTATTGTGTGGAAGACCTTATGAAACTTATGAAAGTTAAGGAATCAATTGCGAAAGAAACGAAACAGAAGTTTCAAGAGATGCGTTTTGATACACATGGGGTTTGTGCTTTAGAAAGTTATGATGGTATCGCATTTAAAAGTATGAAACTGGATATGTTAGATAAGAAAGCATGGGAATATCTTCAGCAGCATCTACGTATTTTATCTGGATTTTATGGAATGGTAAAACCAATGGACTCCATATATCCTTATCGTATGGAAATGCAGCTTCGCTTACCTGTAAAAGAAAACAAGCATCTATATGCTTTTTGGAATGATACGATTGCACAGGCATGCCTTGCGGATTTAAAAAATCATAAAGAACAAATCTTGATAAATCTAGCAAGCAAGGAATATGATAAAGCAATCTTGCCATATGTAGATAAGAAACAAGTTTTGACAATTCGATTCTGTATTGAAAAAGATGGTGTTTTAAAAACCGAGTCAACACAGGTGAAAATGGCAAGAGGGTTGATGGTTTCTTATATGGCTGCACACCAGGTTGAAACCAAAGAGGAAATTAAGAAATTTGCGGAAGATGGGTATTGGTTTGAAGAAAGCATTTCCACAGAGGAAGAGTTTGTATTTGTGAAAAGAAAGGATTAA
- a CDS encoding DUF523 domain-containing protein: MKYAVSACLLGVNCKYNGGNNEHKELLSFLEGKEVVPICPECAGGLPIPRISSEIRNGRVINKEEEDVSEAFYKGAEKEIKKLLDEKADLVITQPRSPSCGKGKIYDGTFSKTLIDGDGIFVQMCKNNGLCIKNVDEFLIEVKNEANICEKNKF, translated from the coding sequence ATGAAGTATGCGGTAAGTGCGTGTTTATTAGGTGTCAATTGTAAATACAATGGGGGAAACAATGAACATAAAGAGCTTTTATCTTTTTTAGAAGGGAAAGAAGTAGTTCCGATATGTCCAGAATGTGCCGGAGGACTTCCCATTCCTCGTATCAGCAGTGAAATCAGAAATGGCAGAGTCATAAATAAAGAGGAAGAAGATGTAAGTGAAGCATTTTATAAAGGCGCAGAAAAAGAAATAAAGAAACTTCTGGATGAAAAGGCAGATCTTGTAATTACCCAGCCTCGAAGTCCTAGTTGTGGAAAAGGAAAAATTTATGATGGAACCTTTTCAAAAACGCTCATTGATGGAGATGGTATTTTTGTCCAGATGTGTAAAAATAACGGATTATGTATAAAGAATGTCGATGAATTTCTTATAGAAGTAAAAAATGAAGCGAATATTTGTGAAAAAAACAAATTTTAG
- a CDS encoding phosphocarrier protein HPr → MKQITVSVIDPVGLHARPATVAVNAASKFKSEVNITFKGREVNMKSIMGVMSLGIPTQSEITISCNGDDEDAAIAAIEEVLRAQKIIG, encoded by the coding sequence ATGAAACAAATTACTGTATCTGTAATCGACCCAGTTGGATTGCACGCTCGTCCAGCAACTGTTGCTGTTAACGCTGCAAGCAAATTTAAAAGTGAAGTAAACATCACTTTCAAAGGACGTGAAGTAAACATGAAATCAATCATGGGTGTTATGTCTTTAGGAATTCCAACACAGTCTGAAATCACTATTTCTTGCAACGGTGATGACGAAGATGCTGCAATCGCTGCAATCGAAGAAGTATTGCGCGCTCAGAAAATTATTGGTTAA